The Aphis gossypii isolate Hap1 unplaced genomic scaffold, ASM2018417v2 Contig00341, whole genome shotgun sequence genome segment tataaataataataatgtttgttattgttcaagtttaagtaaaagttttacatttatcaacaatttaacacaaattactattataaaaaaatgtatattgtattattatttttatcaaaagtaaattaaaattataaaaatacgttaaTGTGATTTTTGGGCTTGTATTtcctttattaataaataataaagatataaattaatataattaatataaaattaaaatatttgtttaaattttgtaggtaggtatggtTTGCGGACCATAGGTTGGTGGGAACCTCTGATTTAAGTATACtatggtatatgtatatgatgggtttcaaacacatttagttacagaaattattaaaagcatttgtattttccaattttatttaggaatttaaattataatgatttataaatattatttttaataaatcctattctattattttttcttttataacttcaatataataggtactaaaaattaaaaatataattttaatcctgaACTGGTTCATACAACGTCACTCCGATGTAAATTTGTTCAAGAACTACTTACGACTGCAAAtcttatgaaacattttttaaacatcgcaaattatattatgcattcaaaaaaattctaattgttTGTGTACTAATATTACTTatccagtaaaaaaataaaatataaatataaagttacgtcaatattgtacttacattTGCTATTTGAATATAGtactgtatagtaggtataggtgCTTGAACGCTGAGTCAAACTCGAATGGTCcaattattttcgtaatttaacGTGTGTGCCAAAATCGGAAGTTTATCTCTACTGATATATGTCTCAGGTATCcttgacaatttatttttttttttaattagttatcatTACCTATCGTAATTTATTGCCTGTACTCGCTGTATAATTTTACCAGTTTTCCACCGATGCTGTTCGGTGTGGGTCTAAGTCATAAGCTGGCTACACACGGAGCGGTTTGACCGCGCGCGGTCGCGGTTTTTATCCGCAGCGGAAAACcgcttaaaattaaacacgGGTTAATCAAATGGCATATTCATACGGGCGAAACCGCGCCGCTGTCCGCCGCGGACGACCGGCTGCAACCGCTCATGTTCAATTTTCGGGCGGTCGACCGCTTCcgcttactaaaattaaacaatgctATTCCAATAGACCTGTTCACACGAGCGGTTTGATCGCCGCGGTTCGTTCGCGGCAgtcttgtaaaaaatatttaaaaaatcatgatTTAAGTGTGaacttgataaatttattactccAACCCTGTAATCACGtcgagtatttattattagttaaaaaatattcaataatatttcaaatattcagCAAGGGGATGCGATGTCACCAGCACTCTTCAATATGGCATTGGAGAGCGTAATAAGAAAGATACCACGAACTGAGACATTAAACCCTGATGAAGGAAATATCCTACTAGCATATGCAGACGATATAGTGGTTATTGGGAATTCGCAAGAGAGTATCCAGAGTACTGTTGAAGAACTGATGAAGATAGGAAAATATATTGGCTTAACAATTAACAGTGGAAAAACTAAATACATGATGTTAAAACGAGGAGGGGGTGATCATAATAACCTCCAAGTGGGAAATAACATCTTCGAACAAGTACAAGAGTTTAAGTACCTGGGGTCTACTCTAAATAACCAAAACAACATGCACGGAGAGATAAATATCAGATTGGACGCTGCTAATCGATGCCTTTATGCACTATCGACACTCTTTAAATCTAAGTTGTTGTcaagaaaaacaaaagaacATCTATATATTAGTTACATTCGCCCTGTATTGACATATGCATGTGCCACATGGGCAACGACAAAGGGCGATGATGAAAAGCTACGTCTATTTGAGAGaaaaattcttagaaaaatttaCGGACCCGTATTCAACAATGCGGAACAAAAATGGGAAATAAGAACCAACACCCAACTATACCAGCTTTACAAAAGAGAAGATGTGGTCCAATTATCAAAGGGACAAGGATAGAATGGGCAGGCCATGTGTGGCGAGCTGATGGAAGTGTATTGAAAGGAGCACTGACATATATGATAAGAGGAAAGAGACCAAGGGGAAGGCCACGGAAGAGATGGAAGGATAGCGTCAAGGAAGTATTAGAAGAAATTGGAGGAGACTGGGAACAGGCATACAATAGAGAACAATGGAAGGAATTAGTTTTGGCGGCCAAGAGTCTAAATGGCTCGTAAAaagcctaaaaaaaaaaaaaaaaaaaaaatattcaatattgatcGAGTGTACCAGTGGAGCATAGattcatttcaaaatatgttgcaaaattataattttttattatatagacacTCAGCacctaaatttgttttatgacccacatatatactatatattatatattctatattaaacgATATACCAAGTAGGTATTATCTTTatgtctaaaatttaaaataagcttACGAGCACcatcaccccccccccccccccccaaaaaaaagcATGTCGCATGGTCGCAACACTTGGATATAGGGCTCGGCGTCACTGAAGTGGGCCCGCTAGAGAACGGCCAATTTTCGTGTGTATTAATGGAAGACAGTGTTGGGCGAGGGTGAGACTTGGTGGAACCGTACGATGCCGAGTTTCAACAAGTCGAGGCCAATAAAGGACATGTTAAAACAAGTGCTAAATGAATACTTTTGCGCCCGGATAATAGAAACTTGTAATGTTTGGAGACAGTATACTACAGACATTTATAAGTCACATATAGTAGtaagtagtttttattattgcgttattcaaaatgttcgaTACTGAACAATTTATAGTTGAGATTCAACAAAACAGTTGTATTTGGGACAAACGTAAGTATaattgcattaaatatttatattttatttaaataatagaattttagttcttgttataatataaaattatgtattataatgtaattagaaGCAAAAAGTCATCATGATAGTCAGGCGGTTCATATTGGATGGACGAATGTTGCAAATGCTTGCCTTCACAACTAAAGTGAATTGGACGACAAACAAAAATcggaaaaaagtaaattttaaattaatatatttattaaaaagatagtttttatactagttctagttttaataaataaatacagtatcatataataataaaaatgatcaacTATAGACGaccacttaaaatatttataataaaataatataatacttataatataataatataagatccccgatttttttattcaccaataattttattctgccAGCTAAGTGCGTATTTCGGGTCATTCACATACGTCACGAAGTATTCCCTTACATCTTTTGCGTTGGTCTGCGAATTTCCAACCCCTCTCCTTTCCATTATACTTTCCATAGGATTGCTTTGTGTatcttcataaatattttcaccaTCTAGTCCGTCTCTGCGTCGTACAAAGTTATGTAAGACGCAGCAGGCTTTTGTTATTGTGACCGCAACATTTGGGTCAACCAACATGCTCGTCTGAAATACTCGccatttttttgacaaaattccaAACGAACATTCTATGTATTGACGAGCCCTTGATAAGcgatagttaaaaattctcctgttgttatttaatttcctACCTGGGAATGGtcgtaataaattgttatgtaatGCAAAAGCTTCATCGGCAACTAAGATAAACGGCTGTGGAACTCCATTATCATCACCTGGTAAGCATTGATCAGGTGGAAAATTTACACTATCCGAGTACACTTTTTTACCGAATGTTGAAGTTTTGAATACATTACAGTCGCTTTCCTTTCCATATGATCCAACATCGATGATCCGAAAACAATAGTTTGAATCACAAACGGCcattaaaatcaaagaaaaaaattttttgtaattatagtataacgaGCCACTGTTATTTGGACACTCGAGCCTTATGTGTTTTCCATccacctataattatattaatttcatattaaagtatattatagagatttatgtaaaattaactgGTAAAAATTGTTCGGTAGGTACGTTCAGAGCAAACACAAGGGGGGAGGTCAGTGAATACCATGTTACCGGGggggaaaaaaaacataatatatattttatattattaatttaaatattgtagttatataaataatttgatttcctACTACATAATTTTGTGTAACAATCgatgtgtgtattatttttatttcatataagaTAGATACctgttttaaacttattttaagataactaaaataactgacattttataaaggtgtataacaacaacaacaaaagtTGTGTAAccaatatattaggtatccatattttgtaaaaataaaaaattaattgttagaattcatattattaaaattattataaatattagtatacaatGAGGTCcggaaattatttacaataccaTACATATTGCGTATATTtacgaaaaaatttttaaaatcataatcataattcataaagtaaattaattagtaaattttattctacaaataaattataacccatcatattgtttaaatcaatggaataattatgaaataaataaacataccgCTCCAACAGTATTTGGAAAGTTCGTTTTTTCGTAAAAACCTTTCGATATATCCAGCCAGTCTTTAGTTGTTGGTTCCGTCATTTCCAAAGGTTGTAACACTTTCCATAAGGCCCGTTTCACACGGACCACTTTAGTGTCGCCACAGAAAAGACACAGTGGCGCCactgataaaaatacattatttttaattaatgcttTCACATGGTGTGTCGCCACAAAATTGTGGTGCCACAGACGGGTTTATGTGGTCGGTCCTCGCTAGAAATCGCGCCACAGTTAGTAATACATTGAAACAGTACGTTCATTTCATACGGACCACACCACAAACGACCACAAGTCGTAGTAGTAGTAGCTAGTATCTTCTAGAAGACCCCCTCAAATTCTAGAAATAGAATATTCTGGAATATTTGATTGAAGTATTTCTAGAACATTCCCTGGAGCATAAAAAGGATGGCTGATGGCATGCCCAATAACAGTTTGTCACTGTATAAGTAGTAGAAAATCTGGTGATATAACGATGGATGAAAACGTATACGCATATTTTGTTGTTCGAGTTTTGCGTGTGCTTCGCGAAcgcagaagaaaaaaaaatcgtcgaTATTGGGTTCATCCTTTAAACATGTCAAGATTAACTAATGGtcagttttatgttttattcaatgatttaaaatgtgatcgtgaaaaattttttaattattttcgaatGTCACCTAATTCTTTCGACGAGTTGTTAACTTTGTTGACGCCACATATATCAGCCATGGACACTAACATGAGACTATGTATTCCTCCAAATGAAAAACTAGCTGTTACGTTAAGGTatgaaagtttattattttaataatcaatataatcaaaatattttacaaaataataattaataactacctaTCGATGACGTTACAAAATACAACTAATCTATACTTTAATATGAATCATTTTCATGAATCATTTCTGGTGACAATTGTTCACTTGGTGTACTTGAGTGGGCAGATGATGGCACAGCATATCGATGGATAGGGTTGTAAATACTTGGAACAGTAGGAACttgatattgataattattcacTTGTGGAACATGAGATAAAGATGaatattgttgattttgtaaattttgccatttttttaatgtacgtAATAAATCTGTTTTTGCATCCAATTTATAATCCTCTGGGATCTTCTTGAGCTCTTTAACTATAGAGAGACAAAATAGCTTATCCTCATCATCAGTATCTACAGTTTTATTCTCgtgattataatttgatttttcaaaatgtttagtcATAGTGTCAAGTAATTTAAGTTCAATtgattcaatttcatttttttttcttttgaatactTTAGAAGTTTGGGTTGATGAAGCTGATTGATTTATTTCATCCACACAAATATCCTCTTCATTTAGTGTATTTTGGTCCTGGTATGTTCCCTGAGATCCTTCAACCATATTTTGGGTATAGTTGTCATCAAAATTGGAAGTAGTATTTTTGTTAGTAATACTTGGAGCCAAAAACTGcaattgttcaaaatatacGTACTGTCTTCGACGGTTTGATTTCGCTGACCCAGatgctttttctttttttcgtaAGAGATTCTCTCTTTGGTACGAATCTCTAAGGCTTTTCCATTTTCTTTGTAATTGACGagctacataaaataatacaaatacattattttattgaaaattattaattaaataattagttttaataaggAAACActgttaagtataaattataaactagacTGCTAACAGATGGTCAtatttggttatttatttttatttttactgggtataaacattttaaatttaattcatttttttttttttttggaaaaatgtaaaatcgcAAATTTGTGaatctaatttttagaaaaatgttgatgataaaaactttaatttaagtcAAGTGgcaaattgttttgtaatttttaatgtatcaatattattttggagtaaatgtatacgtataactatatacttaacaatgtaacaattaatatatatattttttaaatattctttttgacATAAGTAAatcttaagttatttattattcatataattttcatgCGTTTaactagtatattaatttcaaaaataagcaTATAACAGTCAGCAAtactagtttaatataattccgtgattataaataattttgattaggtAATGAtaatcacaattttaaaacgaaaaaaaaattattatatgatgtattaatttgtataacataatataggtaatatgattTCATGTCTGTATCATATGGATTTAATATGTCTATAGGTATCTTGGAAGTGGATGTACATTTACCGACTTgcattttagttataaattaggagtatcaacaatttcaaaaatcgtaAATGAAGTATGCGTTGCAATCTGGGAGTATTTAAAACCTTTAAGTATGCCTCTACCAACAAAAGAAAAGTGGGTTGAAATTATACAAGGATTTGAAAGGCACGCCAACTTTCCCAACTGTATCGGTGCAGTTGATGGCAAACACATCCGAGTTGTTAAGCCAATTGACAGTGGAtcgttgttttataattataagaattatttttcgatACTTTTAATGGCAGTTTGTGACAGccattacaattttacatttgttGATATTGGTTCGTTTGGAAAATGTGCTGACTCGACAGTATTTAGAGACTctgttttttacaaaaaacttatgaataatgaattaaatatacc includes the following:
- the LOC126553838 gene encoding uncharacterized protein LOC126553838 produces the protein MDLQLLDDVEAIAVAYALHKRHQQKKRISKRRYWVHPINLKRPEEGQFNVNFMVLRAHPEEFIKYYRMSIQSFDELISLCGPFLSKQLTNMRVPISKEERLTITLRYLATGTHYTALHFEFLAGVSTIAKIVQETCGALWKVLQPLEMTEPTTKDWLDISKGFYEKTNFPNTVGAVDGKHIRLECPNNSGSLYYNYKKFFSLILMAVCDSNYCFRIIDVGSYGKESDCNVFKTSTFGKKVYSDSVNFPPDQCLPGDDNGVPQPFILVADEAFALHNNLLRPFPGRKLNNNRRIFNYRLSRARQYIECSFGILSKKWRVFQTSMLVDPNVAVTITKACCVLHNFVRRRDGLDGENIYEDTQSNPMESIMERRGVGNSQTNAKDVREYFVTYVNDPKYALSWQNKIIGE
- the LOC126553829 gene encoding uncharacterized protein LOC126553829; translation: MSECLDIDKFIDEIHLRPAIWDSMSNESSNKQIKNKAWEELCYIFFENFDQKETPEKNECTRQLQRKWKSLRDSYQRENLLRKKEKASGSAKSNRRRQYVYFEQLQFLAPSITNKNTTSNFDDNYTQNMVEGSQGTYQDQNTLNEEDICVDEINQSASSTQTSKVFKRKKNEIESIELKLLDTMTKHFEKSNYNHENKTVDTDDEDKLFCLSIVKELKKIPEDYKLDAKTDLLRTLKKWQNLQNQQYSSLSHVPQVNNYQYQVPTVPSIYNPIHRYAVPSSAHSSTPSEQLSPEMIHENDSY